The Pseudomonas sp. MH9.2 genomic interval AGCAACATGTAAAAATGTTTTACCCGCACAAAAAAATAACTAGTGGGAGCACATGCACATGCAACAGACCAAGCCGACTCACGTCCGCTATTTGATTTTGCTCATGCTTTTTCTGGTGACCACGATCAACTATGCCGATCGTGCAACCATCGCGATCGCGGGCTCCAGCCTGCAAAAAGACCTCGGCATCGACGCCGTCACCCTCGGTTATATCTTCTCTGCGTTCGGCTGGGCCTACGTGGCCGGTCAGATCCCTGGCGGCTGGCTGCTCGACCGTTTCGGTTCGAAGAGAGTCTATGCCTTGAGCATCTTCACGTGGTCGCTGTTCACCGTGCTGCAAGGCTATGTCGGTGAATTCGGTGTCTCGACCGCCATCGTTGCGCTGTTCATGCTGCGCTTCCTGGTCGGTCTGGCTGAAGCGCCATCCTTCCCCGGCAACGCCCGCATTGTGGCTGCCTGGTTCCCGACTGCTGAACGCGGCACGGCCTCGGCCATCTTCAACTCCGCGCAATACTTCGCCACCGTGCTGTTCGCGCCGCTGATGGGCTGGATCGTATACACCTACGGCTGGCAGCATGTGTTCGTGGTCATGGGCGGCGTCGGCGTGTTGTTTTCGCTGATCTGGCTGAAAGTTATCCACAGCCCGCGCAATCACCCGAAGATCAACGAAGCCGAGTTCAACCATATCGCCAACAACGGCGGCATGGTCGACATGGATCAGGACAAAGGCAAAGGCGCCAGCGGTGGTCCGAAGTGGGACTACGTACGTCAGCTGTTGACCAACCGCATGATGCTGGGCGTTTACCTGGGCCAATACTGCATCAACGGCATCACCTACTTCTTCCTGACCTGGTTCCCGGTGTACCTGGTTCAGGAGCGCGGAATGACCATCCTCAAGGCGGGCTTCATTGCTTCGCTGCCCGCCATCTGCGGCTTTATCGGTGGGGTGTTGGGCGGGATCATTTCCGACTACCTGTTGCGTAAAGGTCACTCCCTGACCTTCGCCCGCAAGGCGCCGATCATTGGTGGTCTGCTGCTCTCGACCTCCATCGTTGCCTGTAACTACGTTGATATCGAATGGATGGTGGTCGGCTTCATGGCCCTGGCTTTCTTCGGCAAAGGCGTCGGCGCGTTGGGTTGGGCGGTGGTGTCCGACACCTCACCGAAACAGATCGCCGGTTTGAGCGGTGGCCTGTTCAACATGTTCGGCAACATCGCTTCGATCACCACCCCGATCGTGATTGGCTACATCATCAGCGCAACCGGCTCGTTCAAATGGGCCTTGGTGTACGTCGGCGCCAACGCGCTGGTAGCCGTGTTCAGCTACCTGGTGATCGTCGGCCCAATCAAACGTGTCGTCTTGACCGAGCCGCCAGCCAAGGGGCCTTTGACCGGTGACAACGCCGGCACACTTTCTCAAGCCAAATCCTGAGGAAAACCGTGATGAACCTGATTCAACATGCCGATTCGCCGCGTTACATCCGCTTGCACGAACTCGACAACGTGGCGGTTGTGGTCAACGACCAAGGCGTCCCGGCCGGTACCCGGTTCGACAACGGCCTGGTGACCCTCGATAACGTGCCGCAAAGCCACAAGGTCAATCTGGTGGACATCGCCGAAGGCCAGCCGGTGATCCGTTACGGGCAAACCATCGGTTATGCCTTGCACGCGATTCCGCGCGGCAGCTGGGTCAG includes:
- a CDS encoding MFS transporter is translated as MQQTKPTHVRYLILLMLFLVTTINYADRATIAIAGSSLQKDLGIDAVTLGYIFSAFGWAYVAGQIPGGWLLDRFGSKRVYALSIFTWSLFTVLQGYVGEFGVSTAIVALFMLRFLVGLAEAPSFPGNARIVAAWFPTAERGTASAIFNSAQYFATVLFAPLMGWIVYTYGWQHVFVVMGGVGVLFSLIWLKVIHSPRNHPKINEAEFNHIANNGGMVDMDQDKGKGASGGPKWDYVRQLLTNRMMLGVYLGQYCINGITYFFLTWFPVYLVQERGMTILKAGFIASLPAICGFIGGVLGGIISDYLLRKGHSLTFARKAPIIGGLLLSTSIVACNYVDIEWMVVGFMALAFFGKGVGALGWAVVSDTSPKQIAGLSGGLFNMFGNIASITTPIVIGYIISATGSFKWALVYVGANALVAVFSYLVIVGPIKRVVLTEPPAKGPLTGDNAGTLSQAKS